The genomic stretch CCATGCGTGTTTTCACTTCTCATGTACACTTTCCTTGCTCTTGAGAGACCTGGAAAACCACAATGCAATTCCCGCGTTGATAAGCATAACTATCACAGCTGCGCCAACGGTGTTGATAAAAGATGCGTCAGCGGTTGTGTCTGCCCATGCGCCTTCCCGCTGTCTCCAGGTCCTCTTATGCTTGATATCAAATTCAACAAGTTTGAAGGCAAATTCTGTGCTCAAGGCAACCAAAACATGCATAAAATGATGGCTGTTACCGACGAGATCAAAGCGTCCTGGAAGAAGGCATTCCGGTAACCTGGTACTGTACATCAGGCCTGCCACAACAATGCAAAAAGCGTGACGGAAATAGTAACTAACAGATGAGCTGTTGCATGCAGAGAAGGCCATGCATGACGTGCTACTTGCGTGACAACTACAGAGTGTCACGCCAACTATGAAGGGTGAGGTGCTATTCAACCAAGCTAAAAGTACCGAGATTGTACGGAAAAAAGTACTGAATTTGTTTACTTCGGCTCCAGTCTTACAGCAGCTGTAAGTTGCAAGGAAAGAAAGAGTTGCTGCTAAACACAAGTATATGAAGGGTATCTCAAAGATGATCCAGTTGGTGTTTGTTGGACGAATGTAAAAGAACATGGCTTGAGCTGATGTGAAAGTATACAGGCTGATGGCTGCGTAGTCAAAGAAAAAGCAGGTTTTGTAAACGCGCTCAGATATGGAGTTGAAAAGATGCGCCACAGAGCTGGTGGAATAAACAGCTAGCGTTCCAATAGCAGAAGCAAAAAGCGGCAAATTAAATGGATCAAAGAGATGAGGCGTTTGGGTGAGAGCAGTCGTAGAATAGCGTATTACAAAGAAAACTGTGGTGAAAACGTGACTCCAAACGTTAAAGCTTTCGTTGTTAATGTACAACAAACTCTTAACACACTCCCAAGGTGTACTATAAGCTGGTCTGTATGCTGATCTGATAAATGGTTCTCGAAAACCTTCAGGCATTTCACTGTCTTTGAAGAGAAGCCTCTTGCTGTCTTCTTTAGTACAAGCAGTCAtctttttttggcgtttttgtTGTCGTATTGCTTTTTTCACAGTCAAGAAACTCAACCAGTTGATAAAAATCTGTTCAAACAAGATAGACATGTGAATTGTTAATGTATGATACCTATCATTATAGATATtttcgctcttttttttttacaaaactgaGAAGTAACGCTTACACTTATAAGTGTGCATTTTGGCTTTATGTTCCACCGGTTTTTAGGTACAACCTACACCAACTGAAAGGATACTGAAACAGTTGGCTAGATTTACAAAACGTATGGCGGCATCAATCAGCCacattgcattgcattgcattgcagTTTTTGAAGTTCGCGGTACCTTAAATTTCTTAGGCCTAGTGAGTTAAGTTCgtaaaaagttcgacgtctgactaGTCTAAGTTCGTCTGAACGAGTTtgcgtccaacacgttctattcGTCTGCTTCGAACGGATAGAACGTCTTAAAACGTCTCCGGGagaaacgtcgatcttcacatacgacgaactaaactaataaattaaaaatttgtataggtaatagcatgatttgtagtgatatttggcataaataccacgagtgatattttgaatttgttacacgtaatttcacgagccgttaggcgagtgaaatttgtgacaaatttgaaatattacgagtggtatttatgccaaatatcacgtacaaatcatgctattatttgtttatactactacccgcaaaaggtttgtaattttcacatgtaggtatttcaaattaagctgaaataccactgctctaagccaatcaaattgcagaaatttctcatgcagtAGTATAAGTATAATAATGTACAAATGTGCCTCGTTCggaagaaaatttattaaaatttccttttggtctgattcagttgattggttcgacgcgttcTATGTTCGACATCTGAACCAACAGAccatcttaacttaatttaggtcgactcaaattagagtttggttcgtctcatgaaaagttcgacgtttggcctaggccttagtATGTTACATTATGCTGAAGTCACGCTCTGCTCCGACACAAAGTACGTGTTTGGCAAGGACATTGTAAATGGCTATCTTGGCTGTCTTGGTAACGAGATAATCTAGCGTTACACTGACACCAGGTTTGAGACATCGATGCAAAGTTCTTGTAATTAACCGCTTTTACGCAGGATCAAGTTTTAAACCCGTGAACCGTTAAATTAGACGGTGTATCTAGTTCTAAATCCAATTTAAACAACCCACCAAGATATAATTTTGTACACTTACACAGTTGTTTAATATGTCAATTCAGTGTAGTTCTCAATAATGCTGATTCTGAAGCGAGAATAAAACGTCTGATAATGTGATGTTTTTCCTCTAAGATTAACTAAGGCAACTCTAAGTCGTTAAAGCGGCATGAAGCAAGTAAGACTCTGTTCTTAAAAAGCGCAGTTTACTAATAGCTAACGGCAGCTGAATTTGTCGATCTTTGTAGTCTGTTCCAATTTTCTTCAGTCCGAAGCAAAGATTAGTCTACGAAAaatatagactgcgagcagtccctcagGATGGTCACGCGAGCAAGGAaatcgagcgaagcgagcgaaaaaaaaaagacaagaagcCGAGGGGAAGCTCCATTTCCCTCTCGGCCTTTTCCCCTCTCCAGTCCTGCCGAGCTTAGACTCGACTGACTCAAGAGGGACTGCTCCCAATCtacgaaaaataaaaagataatcTCAAAACATAGcgcaattttcaatttttactttttttatttgtccACTGTGCATCATtctaaaattaaagtttaataAATTTGCAGTTGAACCTGTGATGAGCCGAGTTAGGATCATTAAACAAATGTTAATCAAATCACACCAAAAGGTCTATATAAGCAACGTGTTGGCCGAGTAGTTATCAACccgcgaaccgcagacgtatttctggtcgtcgcCTCTCTACCTAATTCGGAAaaagagaagcgacgaccgaaAATACGTCTGcagttcgcaggctaagtaGTTAAGCCTTATAATTaccaaaagaaataattagAGAACAGCTGACTTGAATTTGAAATAATCCGCCGACTAGTCTCAGAAGATATTCGCGCAAGAACCAGTGTCCTAAACCATTTTCGCCTCTTTAAAAAACAAGCCACGGCAAAGTTGAGAAAACGCTGAGTCCAACAGGTTGAATTTTAGGCTAGCCCACACTATACTCGATAGATTTTGCGCCGGCATGAAAACCGGATTCTGTTCGCACATAAAAGGGGTGATTTCAGCGCGATttctatagagcgttttcactcacgtggccagcatctctTGACATattcattggaacaaaagaaagcatttacatgagaaaagagttcaaatcCCAGAGGATTTTCtaggtacaccaacatggccgccttttcattgttttggaacaccaatatggccgccgtgacgtcatgtgaaaacgctctataacgGACGGAAGCTGCGCCCCGCCAATCTCTCAAAGTGGAGAGTGGCATGTGTTCATAATATGCCGGAAAGCTTTTTCTGTCGGCATGAGACTCAGCGGAAACTCGGTATCTTGAGAGTGTGCATAGCATTAGAATCGCATAGTTTTAAGTTGAAATATAGGGCATGTTGAGCCATTGTAAACAACATCGCAAGCTTATTTTGTAATATGGTTAGAATATAAACAGAAGTGCATGGTAACTCTTAATACTTGCAGTAAGAAGAAAGTGATAAAGTTCAATTTTAAGGACTGATCCGAGGAAAGAGATGCTCTTGAACATGTACGTTAAAAGGCCCAAAGAACTGAGCTCTAGCTCTTAGTTCAACAAAATATCCTGAAGCGTTGGTCAGTTAACAAAGAACATAATCTGAAAGAATAATACCGCTGTACAAAATCACTTGCAATACCTCTCACAAGgaaaagtttaattttactTACATGTAGGCATTGATAACTAACTGGACGATTAACGCCGCGTCTGTCTCATCATGACGAGTAATACTTTGCCATAAGCTAATGATTGTTTTTACgtcgtttaaaaaaattaatactacAGTGTACTCgtatatttttttctcggttGGATAACTGCTCAGCGATATAAATGCCCATAATAAATATTTTCACAACATCAAAAGAACCCTAACTGAACCCAGGCCGTAAGGCTTTACTAATTTGTAGTGCATGACAGCACCGAAAAGCGAAGGTTATAAACTGCGAACGTAGaatattcagcacattttgtcTTCTGTgattcaaaacaaagcaaaatttgcaTTCAACGTAATGCTGAGTTGGGAATATAATTCATTTTCGTACGTAGTTATGTATTTTCAATAAACCAAGAAACCAGTCCAACTTACCCAGTAAGAATAGTAAGTAGTACCCGACCCATACACTCTAGTGCTTATAGCTGACCAAAGAACCTCGGCAGGCCGACTGCATGGTTACGTGTTTAACAGTTTCACGCAAATTAGGGACTACATTGCTCATCAACGTTCATAAATATTtacaacacaaaacaaataaCCAGTTCTGATAAGGTCGAGCAACCCGCAATTGACATGCGAGCGTTTACAGTTGACTGCGCAAAAGCTTTGAATGAAAAGTGCGGCACAATATATACTATATACTTTTTAATATTTGTGAGCTAGATGAAGGTGATGAGACTACCTATACCCCTCCGCCTAATTTGTCACTTATTTGAATTTTGCATCTTCATTAAAAtaattcagtttcattttattaattaaaaataaaaagatctgTTGGGCTTGTTTTTGTAGCTAACTAGACAGAAGGTTAATGCATTAACTGAGCCATATTTTCAACCACCGATTTTCACGAAGCTGTAGTTTGTAATATCCTGGCTTTAGACCACTTATGTTATACTTGATGGGCCTCCAGTCTTTAAATATTGTACCTACCCTACCctgcccacccaccccccccccccctgtccAACTTAGCTCGTGTTTACGGTGCACTATCTTATTGCGTAAGAACTTTACGCGTTCGCGCGCTTAGTATAACAGTACAGGCCGGCCATCTTGCTTCAAGACGCTCTTTCAAGACACTTGCAGAGGATACGATCCCCCTTCTAGCCAGGCAAACGTTTGCATATAAACACTTTGGCCGCTCACTCAGCCGGAGTAACTTGGCTAAGAGGTCGGggtattttttcagttttaagaatgctgttttagagTTGAGGCTAGGGTTAGCGTTAGGGCTAGGTTTGGGTTAGTTTTCAtcctaactctaaccctaacccttaactgcattctttaaaataaagattaatCCCGAACCCGCGTTTTTGACACCTGAGACATTCGCTGTATTAGacacaatcagagcatgcgcgagtGCTGTTAGCTGCGACAAAGGGGTCAATTTTTTGTCACATAGAGGCTCGTTTaagttgactcggctgggagggGAGGATGACCAGGTTTTCTcctacagctatttcgagacaGGTTGTCGCAAAGAAATGTGTACGCCACAATCCCGAAACGGGTAATATAGGGTATAATATATACCTTTCTGGATCGTCGCGTGCACTtgtttccgacaacctttctcgaaatagctgtaaacgACGGGGCCTTGTTCGTTCTTTGAGGTTGCAAATAGTTGATTCCTTTTGCAATGGCCTTTTCTTGCGTTCTGTTAAGTTAAGTATGCAGGCGAATattcatttacattttcttcattaacatatgcttatgGTTCTCTGATCaagcttttaaaataacatcTCAGAATATTGAGAAAGCATAGCAATACCGTACTAAGAATGTTACCACGGAGTAATTCTAGCTGTAATTCTCCCTAGACTTGCAggttttttttcgattttacaTGTAGAGAGTATAAAATGGCATAAATTCCTCATCGACAAGTTAAATTGAGCCCAAGTTCgtcttgaaaacaaaaggaaataacaaATGAAACTATTAGCAAGATGAATAAATGCAAGGTTTGGTCATAACTCTCTCTGACTGACTTCCAAATTCCCACTTCCTACTTGTAAATTTTGACGGCATTTTAAAGATGTTTGCATATTTATTCAAATTACGGTACTCCCTAGAGTATTGATTAAAGGTTTATATTTTGATCGAAACCTTGGTTCGAAACAAGCGAAGCTAGAGAAAATGTGCGCTTTTCAGGAACTTGAACCAAATTTCGAGAGTTGAACTTTGTGAAGGGCATAGTTCAACTTCTTAATATATAACTTCTGTTAAAGGCCATTTACGTAACACGTCGATCGAACAAATGAACAATTCATTATTTTACACTCGAATGGCCATTTGGCCATTTGTGCCCAGTAGTTTCTACCGCTGAGTACCGCCTCAAGTCGTTGTGTTGTTTTATACGTGTTCATTCTTACATTTCTAAAGATGAAACTACGGTCAGGCAGCTCTACTCTTGATGTACGAACAAGCCATCGAAACAACAACGTCAGAAACTTCAAAGTTGAGCGTGAAGAAAGCGAAGATGGGAAAAATATGCTGTACAACATGGACGAAGTACCGCTCGGTTTTCGTGAACCATACATTAAAACAGGATATAGAAAGCCTTTCATAACAACCTGGCAAAGCTTGAAGAGCCTCTTTCACATCAATAACGAGACCTTCAATATCTGGAGCCATCTCGTGACCCTGATCTACTTTGTGGTTCGTTATACATCGGTTCTACTTGTATTAAGGCAAGCGAGTTCACCACGACGCTACTTCTTCTATCCCATGTTGTCGTCCGCTATCGGAAGCTGGACAGTATACGCGATGAGCTCCATAGCTCATACATTTAACTCCAAATCGGAAGAGATACACAGTGCTTTGTACTTTCTAGATTACGCTGGGATCAGTATTTACACATACACATCAGGACAAGTGATGTATTACTACAATCGACCAATAAACACAGGGTGGAGAATCTTCGAATCTGCTTTATTATACACAAGTATCGGTGTTTTTCTGTCGTTCACAGCAACATTCTCCTGTTGCTtgagtaaaattgctttcaaaggAAATAAGACGTACGCTGCTTTCATTCGAGTGATTCCAGTATTTGCCGGATGGTTGAACACTGTGTTATCGCTGATAGTTGGCGTGACACTTTGCACCTGTAACGCCAACACGTCATTCCAGTCCTTTATCGCCTGTAACGATCTACTGATAACGTACTTTCGACGACACTGTTTTTGTTCCATTCTGGCCGGCGTCATCTATGGATCTCGACTTCCAGAACGCCTACTGCCTGGGAAATTTGATATAATAGGAAACAGCCATCATTTTTTACACGTTTTCTCTGCCCTCTCAACCGAGTACGCCTTTAAGATACTGGAGGTAGCCCTGGAAAGTCGCCAGGATCAAAAGAATGAACTTTTGGCAAAGTCGTTGGTCGGAATAACTAGCGTAGAGACAGTTCTTCCAACATTTGTAgtattttttggaaatataGCCATTGCTTCCTGTTTTGTTAGGTCCATTTTCAGAAAGGACttcgtaaacaagaaaaagtgaTATGAGGGTAACAGAGGCAATTTAAGcgttaaatttatttatttggccAAACCATTTGATATGCCTTTATGCCTTAAAAGCCACTTCAAAACTGACGGTCCTCTAAGTGTTTAGATCCTTCGATGATAAAGAGAAAATCATGCCTTATCAGGGCTGAACTGGGACATGTCATTACGTTTCTATTTTGGAAGTAAACTTTTAACAATATTTAATTAAAAACAGCTTGAATAAAATTAGAGGCCACACGACGTCTTTTTAAAAGGCAATTTGGTTACAAATTAAGACGGTctttttaagctaaatttttcacttttcagtcTTAATATGAATACAATTTAGTCTTTTTTTCTCAGTGGTATAATTAGGCTACTGACAATGATCATGGCGGGAAGTTAAGGGAGTGCCTCTGTGTGCCCTTTGCTCGAAGGCATTGGGAACGcatattttttcgctttttgaaACTTAATCTATGTTTGTTTGTTcggtggttgttgttgttgctgttgttgtaaACACCATACGTAACTTGAAGCATATCCCTAGATGTGGCTCTTTTATGCTTTAGGAGCACAATCTGCACCCATGGGTTCTTTAAGAATAAGACGAGGGGCAGGGGTGGTAAGTTAATATTTTTCATAAGAGTGGTGTGTGTTATGCCGAAGAGCGAAGGAGCTCTCAGAGGGAGAAGttaaaatatgtatatttttaaaaacaaatgagaaaacaaagcaaaatttgaTACGTACTCTTATTTACATCCGAAGCATATCATAATTGTATTTGCTCaattgtttctgtttttgtatCGTTGacttaaaatgaaaagagagaaaaaattaaataatggtTGTTTAATTATAACTGAGCTGTGTTGTTTAGGAATAGTGTACTTCGCAGTCACCCCCTAGTAATTTATAGCCCTATGCTTTTTGGTGTCTGATAAATAGATGGCCgaaaactgtttttgttttgtttaacctgcgtagcaagcgtttccaatcgagttactgcgc from Porites lutea chromosome 1, jaPorLute2.1, whole genome shotgun sequence encodes the following:
- the LOC140933543 gene encoding membrane progestin receptor gamma-A-like, with translation MKLRSGSSTLDVRTSHRNNNVRNFKVEREESEDGKNMLYNMDEVPLGFREPYIKTGYRKPFITTWQSLKSLFHINNETFNIWSHLVTLIYFVVRYTSVLLVLRQASSPRRYFFYPMLSSAIGSWTVYAMSSIAHTFNSKSEEIHSALYFLDYAGISIYTYTSGQVMYYYNRPINTGWRIFESALLYTSIGVFLSFTATFSCCLSKIAFKGNKTYAAFIRVIPVFAGWLNTVLSLIVGVTLCTCNANTSFQSFIACNDLLITYFRRHCFCSILAGVIYGSRLPERLLPGKFDIIGNSHHFLHVFSALSTEYAFKILEVALESRQDQKNELLAKSLVGITSVETVLPTFVVFFGNIAIASCFVRSIFRKDFVNKKK
- the LOC140933534 gene encoding membrane progestin receptor gamma-A-like yields the protein MTACTKEDSKRLLFKDSEMPEGFREPFIRSAYRPAYSTPWECVKSLLYINNESFNVWSHVFTTVFFVIRYSTTALTQTPHLFDPFNLPLFASAIGTLAVYSTSSVAHLFNSISERVYKTCFFFDYAAISLYTFTSAQAMFFYIRPTNTNWIIFEIPFIYLCLAATLSFLATYSCCKTGAEVNKFSTFFRTISVLLAWLNSTSPFIVGVTLCSCHASSTSCMAFSACNSSSVSYYFRHAFCIVVAGLMYSTRLPECLLPGRFDLVGNSHHFMHVLVALSTEFAFKLVEFDIKHKRTWRQREGAWADTTADASFINTVGAAVIVMLINAGIALWFSRSLKSKESVHEK